Proteins encoded by one window of Bradyrhizobium sp. B097:
- a CDS encoding helix-turn-helix domain-containing protein codes for MAKQVPTAKSGVRGSRTGRPIMALLDLLGRRWTLRIVWELREGALTSRALRTACDEASPTILQTRLTELREAGFVELTDDGYSLTALGRELFATFTPLNRFAERWSKR; via the coding sequence ATGGCGAAGCAGGTTCCGACCGCAAAATCCGGCGTCCGCGGCTCACGGACCGGCCGCCCGATCATGGCGCTGCTCGATCTGCTCGGACGGCGCTGGACCTTGCGCATCGTCTGGGAGCTGCGCGAGGGCGCGCTGACCTCGCGCGCGCTACGCACCGCCTGCGACGAGGCGTCACCGACGATCCTGCAGACGCGGTTGACCGAGCTGCGCGAGGCCGGCTTCGTCGAGCTGACAGATGACGGTTACAGCCTCACCGCGCTCGGCCGGGAGCTGTTTGCGACCTTCACCCCGCTCAATCGCTTCGCCGAGCGCTGGAGCAAGCGCTAA
- a CDS encoding NfeD family protein, whose product MAEMFSSLGTWNWLIFGFILMALELAAPGVFLFWLGLAALLVGLLSFVFTPSWQTQLLMFAVFAALAVPAWRHFARGATEASKTNPFLNRRNEALVGREFTLEKPIVDGSGTVRIDDTVWRVAGPDAPAGSRVKVVRADGASLTVAIA is encoded by the coding sequence ATGGCCGAGATGTTTTCGTCATTGGGTACCTGGAACTGGCTGATCTTCGGCTTCATCCTGATGGCGCTGGAGCTTGCGGCACCCGGGGTGTTCCTGTTCTGGCTCGGGCTAGCGGCGCTGCTGGTCGGCCTGCTATCGTTCGTCTTCACGCCGTCCTGGCAGACGCAGCTCCTGATGTTCGCGGTGTTCGCCGCGCTCGCGGTGCCGGCGTGGCGGCATTTTGCCAGGGGCGCGACCGAGGCAAGCAAGACCAATCCGTTCCTCAACCGCCGCAACGAAGCCCTGGTCGGCCGCGAATTCACGCTGGAGAAGCCGATCGTCGATGGCTCGGGCACGGTGCGGATCGACGACACGGTCTGGCGCGTCGCCGGCCCCGATGCGCCGGCCGGCAGCCGCGTGAAAGTGGTCCGCGCCGACGGCGCGAGCCTGACGGTGGCGATCGCTTAG
- a CDS encoding SPFH domain-containing protein has protein sequence MTGFDIFAIALVLLVIVTLFAGIKTVPQGYDWTIERFGKYTRTLSPGLNLIVPYFDRIGRKMNMMEQVINIPEQEVITKDNATVTVDGVAFFQVFDAAKASYEVANLNQAIIVLTMTNIRSVMGSMDLDQVLSHRDEINERLLRVVDAAVSPWGLKVNRIEIKDIVPPADLVEAMGRQMKAERVKRADILQAEGQRQSEILRAEGAKQGQILQAEGRKEAAFRDAEARERSAEAEARATQMVSDAIAKGDVAALNYFIADKYIKAFGQLADSPNQKVLMLPIEATSILGSLAGIGEIAKATFGESAASAAAAARRGGSVPSAGPTPPPPVPPQR, from the coding sequence ATGACTGGCTTCGATATTTTCGCGATCGCGCTTGTTCTTCTCGTCATCGTCACGCTGTTCGCCGGCATCAAGACCGTGCCGCAGGGCTATGACTGGACCATCGAGCGGTTCGGCAAATACACCCGCACGCTGTCGCCCGGCCTCAATCTGATCGTGCCCTACTTCGATCGCATCGGGCGCAAGATGAACATGATGGAGCAGGTGATCAACATCCCCGAGCAGGAGGTGATCACCAAGGACAACGCCACCGTGACGGTGGACGGCGTTGCGTTCTTCCAGGTGTTCGATGCGGCGAAGGCGAGCTACGAGGTCGCCAATCTCAACCAGGCGATTATCGTCCTGACCATGACCAACATCCGCTCGGTGATGGGCTCGATGGATCTCGACCAGGTGCTGTCGCATCGCGACGAGATCAACGAGCGGCTGCTGCGCGTGGTCGACGCAGCGGTCTCGCCCTGGGGCCTCAAGGTCAACCGAATCGAGATCAAGGACATCGTGCCGCCGGCCGACCTCGTCGAGGCGATGGGCCGGCAGATGAAGGCCGAGCGCGTCAAGCGCGCCGACATCCTGCAGGCCGAGGGCCAGCGGCAGTCCGAGATCCTGCGCGCCGAGGGCGCCAAGCAGGGCCAGATCCTGCAGGCTGAAGGCCGCAAGGAGGCTGCGTTCCGCGACGCCGAGGCGCGCGAGCGCTCCGCCGAAGCCGAGGCGAGAGCCACCCAGATGGTCAGCGATGCCATCGCCAAGGGCGATGTCGCCGCGCTGAACTATTTCATCGCCGACAAATACATCAAGGCGTTCGGGCAATTGGCCGATTCGCCGAACCAGAAAGTGCTGATGCTGCCGATCGAGGCGACCAGCATCCTCGGCTCGCTCGCCGGCATTGGCGAGATCGCCAAGGCCACCTTCGGCGAGAGTGCCGCATCCGCGGCGGCCGCCGCACGGCGCGGCGGATCGGTGCCGTCGGCCGGTCCAACGCCGCCACCGCCGGTGCCGCCGCAGCGGTAG
- the hemH gene encoding ferrochelatase has protein sequence MSTVIPFESAKPAAAPKPERVGVLLVNLGTPDTADAAGVRVYLREFLSDPRVIENQGLLWKLILNGIILRVRPARKARDYLKIWNTAKNESPLKTITRSQAEKLAEAIADHDHVVVDWAMRYGNPSIKERIEALAAQGCGRLLLVPLYPQYSAATSATVCDEAFRVLAGMRAQPILRVTPPYYDDPDYIEALAVSINDHLATLPFQPEIILASFHGMPKEYVDKGDPYQAQCIATTDALRKRLGLDANRLILTFQSRFGNAEWLQPYTDKTVEKLAKDGVRRIAVVTPGFSADCLETLEEIAQENAEIFRHNGGEQFAAIPCLNDSDGGMDVIRQLVLRELQGWI, from the coding sequence ATGAGCACGGTGATCCCCTTCGAGAGCGCGAAGCCTGCCGCGGCGCCGAAGCCGGAACGCGTCGGCGTGCTGCTGGTCAATCTCGGCACGCCGGATACGGCCGATGCCGCGGGCGTGCGGGTCTATCTGAGGGAATTCCTGTCCGATCCGCGGGTGATCGAGAACCAGGGCCTGCTCTGGAAGCTGATCCTCAACGGCATCATTCTGCGCGTCCGCCCGGCCCGCAAGGCGCGCGACTATCTGAAGATCTGGAACACCGCGAAGAACGAGTCGCCGCTGAAGACCATCACGCGCTCACAGGCCGAAAAGCTGGCGGAGGCGATTGCCGATCACGATCACGTCGTAGTCGACTGGGCGATGCGCTATGGCAATCCGTCGATCAAGGAGCGCATCGAGGCGCTGGCGGCGCAGGGCTGCGGCCGGCTGCTGCTGGTGCCGCTCTATCCGCAATATTCGGCGGCGACGTCGGCGACGGTCTGCGACGAGGCGTTTCGCGTGCTGGCCGGCATGCGCGCGCAGCCGATCCTGCGGGTGACGCCGCCCTATTACGATGATCCTGACTACATCGAGGCGCTCGCGGTCTCGATCAATGACCATCTCGCGACGTTGCCGTTCCAGCCCGAGATCATCCTCGCATCGTTCCACGGCATGCCGAAGGAATATGTCGACAAGGGCGATCCCTATCAGGCGCAGTGCATCGCCACGACCGATGCGCTGCGCAAGCGGCTCGGGCTCGATGCCAATAGATTGATCCTCACCTTCCAGTCGCGCTTCGGCAATGCCGAGTGGCTGCAGCCCTATACCGACAAGACGGTCGAGAAGCTCGCCAAGGACGGCGTGCGGCGGATTGCCGTGGTCACGCCCGGCTTCTCCGCCGATTGCCTGGAGACGCTGGAGGAGATCGCGCAGGAGAATGCCGAGATCTTTCGGCACAATGGCGGCGAGCAGTTCGCGGCCATCCCCTGCCTCAACGACAGCGACGGCGGCATGGACGTGATCCGCCAGCTCGTGCTGCGCGAGCTTCAGGGCTGGATCTAG
- a CDS encoding MAPEG family protein: MTIAEWCVFGTLLLSLLTIVSVKWPGIHGFDNSKPRDPDFYDDPIRSRALGAHQNGIEALPFFAFAVLLAEFRVGPLRLIDELAVLFLIVRIAYVLTYIGNRPTLRSILWSIGFAINIAIFFLPAIRGYLTS, from the coding sequence ATGACGATCGCCGAATGGTGCGTCTTCGGGACGCTGCTGCTCTCGCTGCTGACGATCGTATCGGTGAAGTGGCCCGGCATCCACGGTTTTGACAATTCGAAACCACGCGATCCCGACTTCTACGACGACCCGATCCGCTCGCGCGCGCTCGGCGCCCACCAGAACGGCATCGAGGCCTTGCCGTTCTTCGCCTTCGCCGTGCTGCTCGCCGAATTCCGCGTCGGGCCGCTGCGGCTGATCGACGAGCTCGCGGTACTGTTCCTGATCGTGCGGATCGCCTACGTCCTCACCTATATCGGCAACCGCCCGACACTGCGCTCGATCCTCTGGAGCATCGGCTTTGCGATCAACATCGCGATCTTCTTCCTGCCGGCGATCAGGGGATATCTGACGAGTTGA
- a CDS encoding IS5 family transposase — translation MPWTKITRAQYLRNGLRYASDMTDAEWRLIARKLPGRRRLGRPRKVDLRKVVEAILFILSTGCQWRALPREFPPYSTVQGYFYTWRDTRRWHRIVKALVRQARRKLGRKPTPTAAVIDSQSASTTQAGGPRGFDPGKRVNGRKRHIVTDTNGLLLAVHVHPANVQDVHGAVPLLERVRERFPKLRHVFADRVYRGKQLVGALSHCGPWTIEIVQRPPGVKGFQLLPRRWVVERTFAWFGRCRRLSRDFEGSASTEVAWLLVAHLRLLTRRLATP, via the coding sequence ATGCCATGGACCAAAATCACTCGTGCTCAGTATCTGCGGAACGGACTGCGCTATGCAAGCGACATGACCGACGCGGAGTGGCGTCTGATAGCCAGGAAGTTGCCGGGTCGGCGTCGATTGGGCCGCCCGCGGAAGGTTGATCTGCGCAAGGTAGTCGAGGCCATTTTGTTCATTCTGTCCACCGGCTGCCAATGGCGCGCTCTGCCGCGGGAGTTCCCGCCGTACTCGACGGTGCAAGGTTATTTCTATACTTGGCGCGATACTCGCCGATGGCACAGGATCGTGAAGGCTCTGGTCCGACAGGCACGGCGCAAACTCGGCCGCAAGCCGACACCGACGGCGGCCGTCATCGACAGTCAGAGCGCTTCGACGACACAAGCCGGCGGCCCGCGCGGCTTCGATCCGGGCAAACGTGTTAACGGACGTAAGCGGCACATCGTCACCGATACCAACGGTCTCTTGCTGGCCGTCCACGTTCACCCAGCCAATGTTCAGGACGTGCATGGTGCAGTCCCCTTACTGGAGCGCGTGCGAGAGCGCTTTCCGAAACTGCGTCATGTCTTTGCTGACCGGGTTTATCGCGGAAAGCAGCTTGTTGGCGCGCTCTCCCATTGCGGGCCATGGACCATTGAGATCGTTCAGCGGCCGCCTGGGGTCAAAGGCTTCCAGCTCTTACCACGACGCTGGGTCGTCGAGCGCACCTTCGCGTGGTTCGGCAGGTGTCGCCGCCTCTCCAGAGATTTCGAGGGCTCCGCCTCAACTGAGGTCGCCTGGCTCCTCGTAGCCCATCTCAGACTCTTGACCCGACGCCTCGCTACGCCCTGA
- a CDS encoding nickel/cobalt transporter, with protein sequence MTPIASRVMRGLAVSAAVLAAFAVLDGAVHALLAQNPFGAPRAAEPQGGIVGWLLAKQSEFYREMSATIRAAKSDGSAVWTLLAISFAYGIFHAAGPGHGKAVISSYMVANRETARRGIVLSFASALMQSLVAVLIVGVCAWLLNATAKTMCGAEKAIEIASYALIAAFGARLVWVKGGGFLRALQVPRPALAMAGAHQHDHDHHDHDHHDHVHDKHGHHHDHGHDHGHDAQHVHDEHCGHSHGPTPAELAGPGGWRRGLGAIFTVGIRPCSGAILVLVFALAQGLFWAGIAATFVMGLGTAITVAAIALVAVSARGVAERLSAARDGGGMVIMRGLEFAAAALVLLFGLGLLFGYVAAERATCL encoded by the coding sequence ATGACGCCGATCGCTTCCCGCGTGATGCGCGGCCTCGCCGTGTCCGCTGCTGTGCTGGCGGCATTCGCGGTGCTGGATGGTGCGGTGCATGCGCTGCTGGCGCAAAATCCGTTCGGCGCACCGCGCGCTGCGGAGCCGCAAGGCGGGATCGTCGGCTGGCTCTTGGCAAAGCAGTCGGAGTTTTACCGTGAGATGTCGGCGACCATCCGCGCCGCGAAATCCGACGGCTCTGCGGTCTGGACGCTGCTTGCGATCTCCTTTGCCTACGGGATCTTCCATGCCGCCGGCCCCGGCCACGGCAAGGCGGTGATCTCGTCCTACATGGTCGCCAATCGCGAGACCGCGCGGCGCGGCATCGTGCTGTCGTTCGCCTCGGCGCTGATGCAGTCGCTGGTCGCCGTTCTGATCGTCGGGGTCTGTGCCTGGCTGCTCAACGCGACGGCGAAGACCATGTGCGGGGCGGAGAAGGCGATCGAGATCGCGAGCTACGCGCTGATCGCGGCGTTCGGCGCCCGGCTGGTCTGGGTCAAGGGCGGCGGCTTCCTCCGCGCGCTCCAGGTGCCGCGGCCGGCGCTGGCGATGGCCGGCGCGCATCAGCATGATCACGACCACCATGATCACGATCACCACGACCACGTGCATGACAAGCATGGCCATCACCATGATCACGGCCACGATCACGGGCATGACGCGCAGCACGTCCATGACGAGCATTGCGGCCATTCGCACGGGCCGACGCCGGCCGAGCTCGCCGGTCCCGGCGGCTGGCGGCGCGGCCTTGGCGCAATCTTCACCGTCGGGATCCGGCCGTGCTCGGGCGCGATCCTGGTGCTGGTGTTCGCGCTGGCGCAGGGGCTGTTCTGGGCCGGCATTGCCGCGACCTTCGTGATGGGGCTCGGCACCGCCATCACGGTGGCCGCGATCGCGCTCGTCGCAGTGTCGGCGCGCGGCGTGGCCGAGCGATTGAGCGCGGCGCGCGACGGCGGCGGCATGGTGATCATGCGCGGCCTGGAGTTTGCCGCCGCTGCGCTGGTGCTGCTGTTCGGGCTCGGACTGTTGTTCGGCTACGTTGCGGCCGAACGAGCGACGTGCCTGTAG
- a CDS encoding DUF1007 family protein: MNRLIAGLVLAVSVVLDTAAAKAHPHVWIVAKSELIYAPDGTVTGVRHAWTFDDMFSTYALQGIETKVKGAYSREELAPLAQTNVESLKEYAYFTFAKGDGKKQKFTEPVDYFLEYKDSALTLHFTLPVKTPFKARQLSLEVFDPTYFIDFQFAEKEPVKLVGAAADCKLAFERPNDGTAAAQKLGEQNFLDGSAGNFAMMFANKITVDCP; this comes from the coding sequence CTGAACCGCCTGATCGCCGGGCTCGTGCTCGCGGTGTCCGTCGTGCTCGACACGGCGGCCGCCAAGGCCCACCCGCATGTCTGGATCGTGGCCAAAAGCGAGCTGATCTACGCGCCCGACGGCACCGTCACGGGGGTCCGCCACGCCTGGACCTTCGACGACATGTTCTCGACCTATGCGTTGCAGGGCATCGAGACCAAGGTGAAGGGCGCCTACAGCCGCGAGGAGCTGGCGCCGCTGGCGCAGACCAATGTCGAGTCGCTGAAGGAATACGCCTACTTCACCTTCGCCAAGGGCGACGGCAAGAAGCAGAAGTTCACCGAGCCGGTCGACTACTTCCTCGAATACAAGGACTCGGCGCTGACGCTGCACTTCACCTTGCCGGTGAAGACGCCGTTCAAGGCTAGGCAGCTCTCGCTCGAAGTGTTCGACCCGACCTACTTCATCGACTTCCAGTTCGCGGAGAAGGAGCCGGTCAAGCTGGTCGGCGCCGCGGCCGACTGCAAGTTGGCATTCGAGCGGCCGAATGACGGCACCGCCGCCGCGCAGAAGCTCGGCGAGCAGAACTTCCTCGACGGAAGTGCCGGCAATTTCGCGATGATGTTCGCCAACAAGATCACGGTGGATTGCCCATGA
- a CDS encoding M3 family metallopeptidase, whose amino-acid sequence MSETSADAHANPLLKAWQTPLETPPFAEIKPEHFLPAFEQAFADHSAEVAAITHDPALPDFDNTITALERSGKLLSKVSAVFYDLVSAHSSPAILEIDKEVSPRMARHWNPIMMNAVLFGRIAMLHEKRASLGLTGEQMRLLERTYTRFHRSGAGLDDAAKARMAAINERLAQLGTSFSHHLLGDEQEWSMELGEGDRAGLSDTYVAAAKAAAEERGKGGKAIVTLSRSSVEPFLQSSSRRDLREKVYKAFTARGDNGNTNDNNATIVEILSLREETAKILGFPTYAAYRLEDSMAKTPEAVRGLLERVWKPARARALADRDALQALIAEEGGNFTLAAWDWRYYAEKLRQAKANFDDSAIKPYLVLDHMIEAAFDCATRLFGVTFAERKDVPVWHPDVRVWEVTGRDGQHKALFYGDYFARPSKRSGAWMTSLRDQQKLDGDVAPLVINVCNFAKGADGAPSLLSPDDARTLFHEFGHGLHGMLSDVTYPSLSGTSVFTDFVELPSQLYEHWQERPEVLQRFARHYQTGEALPDDLLKRFLAARKFNQGFATVEFVSSALVDLEFHTQPAAASRDVRAFEQKELEKIGMPAEISLRHRPTQFGHIFSGDHYASGYYSYMWSEVMDADAFGAFEEAGDIFDPATAKRLHDDIYSSGGSRDPEEAYVAFRGREPEPDALLRRRGLLETPEAA is encoded by the coding sequence ATGTCAGAAACCAGCGCAGACGCTCACGCCAACCCCCTCCTGAAGGCATGGCAGACGCCGCTCGAGACGCCGCCCTTCGCCGAGATCAAGCCGGAGCATTTCCTCCCTGCCTTCGAGCAGGCCTTCGCCGACCATTCGGCTGAAGTGGCTGCGATTACCCATGATCCGGCGCTGCCCGACTTCGACAACACCATCACGGCGCTGGAGCGCTCCGGCAAGCTGCTGTCGAAGGTCTCGGCGGTGTTCTACGACTTGGTCTCGGCCCATTCGAGCCCTGCGATCCTCGAGATCGACAAGGAGGTGTCGCCCCGGATGGCGCGGCACTGGAATCCGATCATGATGAACGCTGTGCTGTTTGGCCGCATCGCGATGCTGCACGAGAAGCGCGCCTCGCTCGGCCTGACCGGCGAGCAGATGCGGCTGCTGGAGCGCACCTACACCCGCTTCCACCGCTCCGGCGCCGGGCTCGACGACGCGGCCAAGGCCCGCATGGCCGCGATCAACGAACGCCTCGCCCAGCTCGGCACCTCGTTCAGCCACCATCTGCTCGGCGACGAGCAGGAGTGGTCCATGGAGCTCGGCGAGGGCGACCGCGCCGGCCTCTCCGACACATATGTGGCGGCCGCCAAGGCTGCGGCGGAAGAGCGCGGCAAGGGTGGCAAGGCGATCGTGACGCTGTCACGCTCCTCGGTCGAGCCGTTCCTGCAGAGCTCGTCGCGCCGCGACCTGCGCGAGAAGGTCTACAAGGCCTTCACGGCCCGCGGCGACAACGGCAACACCAACGACAACAATGCGACCATCGTGGAGATCCTCTCGCTCCGCGAGGAGACCGCGAAGATCCTGGGCTTCCCGACCTACGCCGCCTACCGCCTCGAGGATTCCATGGCCAAGACGCCGGAGGCGGTGCGCGGCCTCTTGGAGCGGGTCTGGAAGCCGGCGCGGGCGCGGGCGCTCGCCGACCGCGATGCGCTGCAGGCGCTGATCGCTGAAGAGGGCGGCAATTTCACCCTGGCGGCCTGGGACTGGCGTTACTACGCCGAGAAGCTGCGCCAGGCCAAAGCCAATTTCGACGATTCCGCGATCAAGCCCTATCTGGTGCTCGACCACATGATCGAGGCCGCCTTCGACTGCGCCACCCGCCTGTTCGGCGTCACCTTCGCCGAGCGCAAGGACGTGCCGGTCTGGCACCCGGATGTGCGGGTGTGGGAGGTCACGGGCCGCGACGGCCAGCACAAGGCGCTGTTCTACGGCGACTACTTCGCGCGGCCCTCCAAGCGCTCCGGCGCCTGGATGACCTCGCTGCGCGACCAGCAGAAGCTCGACGGCGACGTCGCGCCGCTGGTCATCAATGTCTGCAACTTCGCCAAGGGCGCCGACGGCGCGCCGTCGCTGCTGTCGCCGGACGACGCGCGGACCCTGTTCCACGAGTTCGGCCATGGCCTGCACGGCATGCTCTCGGACGTGACCTATCCGTCGCTGTCGGGGACATCGGTTTTCACCGACTTCGTCGAGCTGCCCTCGCAGCTCTACGAGCACTGGCAGGAGCGGCCCGAGGTGCTGCAGCGCTTCGCCCGCCACTACCAGACCGGGGAGGCGCTGCCGGACGATCTGCTCAAGCGCTTCCTCGCCGCGCGCAAGTTCAACCAGGGCTTTGCCACCGTGGAGTTCGTCTCCTCGGCGCTGGTCGACCTCGAATTCCACACCCAGCCGGCGGCGGCGAGTCGCGACGTCCGCGCCTTCGAGCAGAAGGAGCTGGAGAAGATCGGCATGCCCGCCGAGATCTCGCTGCGGCACCGGCCGACCCAGTTCGGCCACATCTTCTCCGGCGACCACTATGCGTCCGGCTATTACAGCTACATGTGGTCGGAGGTGATGGACGCCGACGCGTTTGGCGCCTTCGAGGAGGCTGGCGACATCTTCGATCCCGCGACCGCCAAGCGGCTGCATGACGACATCTATTCGTCGGGCGGCTCGCGCGATCCGGAGGAGGCCTATGTCGCCTTCCGCGGCCGAGAGCCCGAGCCGGACGCGCTCTTGCGCCGTCGCGGCCTGCTCGAGACGCCCGAGGCGGCCTGA
- a CDS encoding type III PLP-dependent enzyme, with the protein MTERIQEFLRHRRSEGLDTEPCLVVDLEVVRDNYQTFAKVLPDSRVFYAVKANPAPEVLALLASLGSCFDTATVAEIEMALAAGATPDRISYGNTIKKERDIARAFALGIRLFAVDCAAEVEKISRAAPGAKVFCRILYDCAGAEWPLSRKFGCDPEMAVDVLDLAKRLGLEPCGISFHVGSQQRKVKAWDRALAMASTVFRDCAERGINLTMVNMGGGFPTKYLKDVPPVLQYGRSIFRALRKHFGNQIPETIIEPGRGMVGNAGIIETEVVLISKKSDEDEVRWVYLDIGKFGGLAETMDESIRYAIRTPHDGADMTPCVLAGPTCDSADVLYEKLPYPLPVTLEIGDKLLIEGTGAYTSTYSSVAFNGIPPLKTYHI; encoded by the coding sequence ATGACCGAACGTATCCAGGAATTCCTGCGTCACCGCCGCAGCGAAGGTCTCGACACCGAGCCGTGCCTCGTCGTCGACCTCGAGGTCGTGCGCGACAATTACCAGACCTTCGCGAAGGTGCTGCCGGACAGCCGCGTGTTCTACGCGGTGAAGGCCAACCCGGCGCCCGAGGTGCTGGCGCTGCTCGCCTCGCTCGGCTCCTGCTTCGACACCGCGACCGTTGCGGAAATCGAGATGGCGCTGGCCGCCGGTGCGACGCCGGACCGCATCTCCTATGGCAACACGATCAAGAAGGAGCGCGACATCGCGCGTGCCTTCGCGCTCGGCATTCGCCTGTTCGCCGTCGACTGCGCCGCCGAGGTCGAGAAGATCTCCCGCGCCGCTCCCGGCGCGAAGGTGTTTTGCCGCATCCTCTATGACTGCGCCGGCGCCGAGTGGCCGCTGTCGCGCAAGTTCGGCTGCGACCCGGAGATGGCGGTCGACGTGCTCGACCTCGCCAAGCGCCTCGGGCTGGAGCCGTGCGGCATCTCGTTCCATGTCGGCTCGCAGCAGCGCAAGGTGAAGGCGTGGGACCGCGCGCTCGCGATGGCCTCGACCGTGTTCCGTGACTGCGCCGAGCGCGGCATCAACCTCACCATGGTCAACATGGGCGGTGGCTTCCCGACCAAGTACCTCAAGGACGTTCCGCCGGTCCTGCAGTATGGCCGGTCGATCTTCCGCGCGCTGCGCAAGCATTTCGGCAACCAGATCCCGGAGACGATCATCGAGCCGGGCCGCGGCATGGTCGGCAATGCAGGCATCATCGAGACCGAAGTCGTTCTGATCTCGAAGAAGAGCGACGAGGACGAGGTGCGCTGGGTCTATCTCGACATCGGCAAGTTCGGCGGTCTCGCCGAGACGATGGACGAGTCGATCCGCTACGCCATCCGCACCCCGCATGACGGCGCGGACATGACGCCGTGCGTGCTCGCGGGCCCGACCTGCGATAGTGCCGACGTGCTGTACGAGAAGCTGCCGTATCCGCTCCCGGTGACGCTCGAGATCGGCGACAAGCTGCTGATCGAAGGCACCGGCGCCTATACGTCGACCTACTCGTCGGTGGCGTTCAACGGCATTCCGCCGCTGAAGACCTACCACATCTAA
- a CDS encoding N-acetyltransferase: MTAKRNTPVALIRKAAPFAIRAERASDVVAREALLDACFGENRHARTCQRLRDGRAPAQGLSLAAVRQDGRLVGTVRLWHVSAGGRSALMLGPLAVDDDCRGLGVGAALMQRALAVAKARGHGAVILLGDAPYYARYGFTAARTGELSLPGAFERERLLGLELVEGALDGAWGMITPTGAPLPKSKATRNRKAPLAVPHAA; the protein is encoded by the coding sequence ATGACTGCGAAACGGAACACCCCCGTTGCCCTCATCCGAAAAGCCGCCCCGTTCGCGATCCGCGCGGAGCGTGCCTCGGACGTCGTCGCGCGCGAAGCGCTGCTGGATGCCTGCTTTGGCGAGAACCGCCATGCCCGCACTTGCCAGCGCCTGCGCGACGGACGTGCGCCCGCCCAAGGCCTGAGCCTTGCGGCCGTGCGCCAGGACGGCCGGCTGGTTGGAACCGTGCGGCTGTGGCACGTCAGCGCGGGGGGCCGCAGCGCGCTGATGCTGGGGCCGCTGGCTGTCGACGACGACTGCCGCGGCCTCGGCGTCGGCGCCGCGCTGATGCAGCGCGCGCTGGCCGTGGCGAAGGCCCGTGGCCACGGCGCGGTGATCCTGCTTGGCGATGCGCCCTATTACGCCCGCTATGGCTTCACCGCCGCGAGGACCGGCGAATTGTCGCTGCCGGGCGCATTCGAGCGCGAGCGGCTGCTCGGCCTCGAGCTTGTCGAGGGCGCGCTGGACGGCGCCTGGGGCATGATCACGCCGACCGGCGCACCGCTGCCCAAGAGCAAGGCAACCCGCAACCGGAAGGCACCGCTCGCCGTGCCGCACGCGGCGTAA
- a CDS encoding RidA family protein — protein MSRRLISTGSPFEKTAGYSRAVIDGDLAFVAGTTGYDYTTMTMPDDVTSQSRNCFKTIEAALKEGGFAMADIVRATYYLTDISDVDAHFAVCGEVLGDIRPAATMLIVAGLYKPEMKVEIEVTAKRRNP, from the coding sequence ATGTCCCGCCGCCTGATTTCCACCGGCTCGCCGTTCGAGAAGACCGCTGGCTACAGCCGTGCCGTGATCGACGGCGACCTCGCCTTCGTTGCCGGAACCACCGGCTACGACTACACCACCATGACCATGCCTGATGATGTCACGAGCCAGTCACGGAACTGCTTCAAGACCATCGAGGCTGCCCTGAAAGAGGGCGGCTTCGCGATGGCCGACATCGTCCGCGCGACCTACTACCTCACTGACATCAGTGACGTGGATGCCCATTTCGCGGTCTGCGGCGAGGTTCTCGGCGACATCCGCCCGGCCGCAACGATGCTGATCGTCGCGGGGCTCTACAAGCCCGAGATGAAGGTCGAGATCGAAGTTACCGCAAAGCGACGCAACCCCTGA